Part of the Microbacterium immunditiarum genome is shown below.
CGCCGCCTTTTCGATGGCGGCCGCGATCACCGTGATGATCGCCGGCGCACTTGCCGCGAGCCCGACCATGGGCTGACCGGTCTCCTCCTGGAACGCAGCCGCGATCGCCTCGAGCTCCGGCACCGGAGATGCGGACAAGTCGGCCGCATAGGACAGGTCGACCCAGTGGTTCGTCGATGCGCCCGTCGCCTCACCGAACGAGGAGAGGTACTGTCCACCGGCGATCCACACGAATCCCTGCTCGGGCCGCCAGTCCTGCGCCGCGACCGCCTGCGCGAACAGGACCGCGTCGTTCGGGTTCTGATAGCCGGTCACGAGGTCGACATCCGCTTGTGCGAGCTGTGCCACGATGGGCGCGAAGTCGGTCGTCGCCTTCTGGTCGTAGCTGATGTTGACGGCCTCCCAGCCCGCCGCTTCGGCTCCGGCGATCATGCGCTCGGTTGTCGAGGTTCCCGGCGGAACGTTGATGCCGACGACGCCGATCTTCTCGATCGTGACCCCCTGCTCCTTGAGCGTCGCGTCGATCCACTCGAACGCCTGGTCGCCCCACGCATCCGCACGATTCACGACGCGGAACATCCAAGGCGACTCGGGGTCGGTGACCGCACTGTCCAGCGACGGGCCGACGAACGGGATCTCGGCGCGGGTGATGATCGGAACGCTGTTGATGACAGTCGCGCTGAGCAGTGGGCCCGCGAAGACGCTGACCCCCTGCGCGGCCATCTGCTGCAGCAGCTGGGCGTCACGCGTGGCATCGCTGGCGTCGTCTACGGCGTCGAGGCGCAGCTTCGCGCCACCGAGGCTCTCGATCCCGCCCGCTTCGTTGATGGCATCGACGGTGAGCTGCAGCGCGGTGAGGTACGGGGTTCCGAATCCGGCCCCGGGTCCGGACAGCGGCAGCGGAGCGCCGATGACCACTTCCTCGACGGCGGGCCCGTCGGACGGCTCAGAGCCGCCCCCGCCATCGCTGCTACTGCAGGCGGCGAGGGCGAGCACCCCCGCTGATAGTGCGGCAACCACACCGACCGCACGACGACGAATTCGCATGTGAGGACCTCCTTGTCCTGCCGGGATTCCGACTAGTTGGTATGTACCTTGACAGTCCAGATCGAACTCTGTCAAGGACGTTCCAGTGGCCTGCTCCAAGGACGCGGAAGGCGCGCAACCGCCGCAACGGCGTGCGCGCCTTCCTGTCGCTCCCGAATCGCGGCGTGTGCGCGGACTCAGGAGGGGGCGGGGACTCGGTCCGCTTCGGCCCGCTCGGGCACCGCGAGGCCGTTCAACACGAGCTGTGTGAACTCCGCTGCCACATCATCGGCGCTGGCCTTGCCGCCCGGCCGGTACCAGTGATACGTCCACATCCCCATGCCGAACATCCCCAGCGCAGCGAGCGTGCTGTCCCGGTCGGCGTCGAACTCGCCCGCACGCTGACCTCGTTCGATCGTGCGCTGGAACAGTCGCCGGATGTCCGCCTTCTTCCCGTCGATCCGCTCCGCGGCGGAGTCGGAAAGGCTCCGATGCGATTCCCAGAGGATGACGACATTCGCGCGGTACGAGTGGATCTGCTCGATCAGCTCACGCAGCATCGCGGTCAGAGTCTCACTGGGCGTGAGCCCTTCGGTCGCGATGCGCTCGAAGCGCTCGAATGCGAAGTCCACGTACGATGAGTGGATCTCGGCGAGCAGATCCTCTTTCGAGTCGAAGTAGTGATAAAAGGCGCCCTTCGTGAGGGCGGCCGCCTCGACGACCTCGTTGACGGTCACCCGCTCGTAACCCTCGTCGGCGAAGAGCCTGATCGCCTCTGCGACGAGCTTGTCGCGTGTGTTCAAGTTGAGTTCTCCCGCCCGTCTGGTTGATGCGTAGACCGTACACGCCTACCGGTCGGAATGACCAGTCCGCATCCGAGAGTCGGAAGGTCAGTCCAGCAGCAGCGCGGGCTCCTCGAGGATCGACGCGACGTCCGCGATGAAACGCGACATCCCGTCGCCGTCGATCACGCGGTGATCGAACGACCCCGACACCGTCGTCACGAACCGCGGACGCACTTCGCCGTCGACGACCCACGGCTTCTGCCGGATGGTTCCCATCGCGACGATGCCCGACTCGCCCGGGTTGATGATGGGCGTGCCCGCGTCCATGCCGAACACGCCGATGTTCGTGATGGTGATCGTGCCGCCCTGCTGATCGGCGAGCTGCGTCTTGCCGTCGCGCGCCGTGAGCGTGAGCTTCTCGAGCGCGCGGGCGAGGTCGCGCATCGAAAGGTCCTGTGCGTCCTTGATGTTCGGCACGAGGAGCCCCCGCGGGGTCGCCGCGGCGATGCCGAGGTTGACGTAGCGGCGCACGCGGATCTCGGCGCCGTGGTCTGCGTCGACCCACGCCGCGTTGACCATCGGCGTGCGGCGCACGGCCCAGATGACTGCCCGCGCCATGATGAGCAGCGGCGAGACCCGGATGTCGGCGAAGTCGGGCGAGGACTTCAGCCGCTTGACGAGCTCCATGGTGCGCGTCGCATCGACGTCGGTCCACACCGACACGTGCGGCGCCGTGTACGCCGATCGCACCATCGCCGACGACGTCGCCTTGCGCACGCCCTTGACCGCGATGGTCTCCTCGCGCTCGTCGTCGGCAGGCGGGACCGTCGCCGGCGGCGGGACGACGGGGGCGACGGATGCCGCGCCACCGCGCTCGACGGGGATCGTCTCTTCGCGGACCGAGCCCCAGTCGGGCGTCTGGATGTTGCGGAACACGCTCGCCTGCTCGGCGTGCTTGAGCACGTCGTCGCGCGTCACGTCGCCCGCCGGCCCGGTCGGCACGACATCGCCGAGGTCGACGCCGAGATCGCGCGCGAGCTTGCGGATGGGCGGCTTCGCGATGACACCCACGGATGCCGCGACCCGCTCCCGAACCTCTGAACCCGACTGGTGAGCATGACGAACCACACGGCGGCGCGACTGCACGTGGCCGCCCGTGCCGTAGCCGACGAGCACCGACCCTTCGCCGGCGGGCGGCTCGGCAGGCGCTCCGTGCTCGGTCTGGCCGACGGTGACCGGCGAGGGGCTCGGGGCCGAGGCATCCGTCGCCCTCTCCTCCGCGACGATCGTGATGATCGGCGCACCGACCGCCACCGTCGTGCCCTCCGCGGCAAGGACCTCGCCGACCGTCCCGTCGAACGGCGACGGCAGCTCGACGAGCGACTTCGCGGTCTCGATCTCGACGAGCACGTCGTTCACGGCGACGGTGTCGCCCGGGCCCACGCGCCACGAGACGATCTCGGCCTCGGTGAGTCCTTCGCCGACATCGGGCAGCACGAAGGTCTGGGTCGTCGTCATGCGGGATCCTTTCGCGGCATCCGTCAGTACCCGAGCGCCCGGTCGACCGCTTCGAGCACGCGGTCGGCGTCGGGCAGGTAGACACCCTCGAGTTTGGCGGGCGGGAACGGCGTGTCGAAGCCCGACACCCGCAGCACGGGCGCTTCGAGCGCGTAGAACGCCTTCTCCATGACCGTCGCGGCCACCTCGCTGCCGAGGGAGTTGAAGCCCGGGGCCTCCTGCGCGTAGACCATGCGTCCCGTGCGCCGCACCGAGTCCAGGATCGGTCCGTAATCGACCGGCGACAGCGAGCGCAGGTCGACGACCTCGCACGACGTGCCCTCCGACTCGGCGATCGCCGCCGCCTGCAGCAGCGTCGTGACCATCGCGCCGTGACCGACGAGCGTGACGTCGGTTCCGCGACGCACGACGCGCGACGCGTGCAGCGGCAGGGCGCGGGCGTCGAGGTCGACCTCGCCCTTCTGCCAGTACCGCGCCTTCGGCTCGAGGAAGATGACCGGGTCGTTCGAGTCGATCGCGTCCTGGATCATCCAGTACGCGTCGTTGGGGGTCGAGGGGCTCACGACCCGCAGACCCGGCGTGTGCGTGAAGTACGCCTCGGGGCTCTCCTGATGGTGCTCGACCGCACCGATGTGGCCGCCGTAGGGGATGCGGATCACCACCGGCAGGCTGAGCGCGCCCTCATGACGGTTCGTGAGCTTCGCGAGCTGCGTCGTGATCTGGTCGAACGCGGGGAAGACGAACCCGTCGAACTGGATCTCGACCACGGGACGGAACCCGACCATCGCGAGGCCGATCGCGGTGCCGACGAGTCCCGACTCCGCGAGCGGCGAGTCGAGCACCCGCCGATCGCCGAACTCGGCCTGCAGGCCCTCGGTGACCCGGAACACGCCGCCGAGGCGGCCGATGTCCTCGCCCATGAGGAGGACGCGGTCGCTGTTCGCGAGTGCGGCGCGCATGCCGGCGTTGAGGGCGCGGCTGAACGGGATCGTCTGCGCGCCGGTCGGCGCCGGCGCCGTCGACCCCCCGGTCCCTGAGCCTGTCGAAGGGACGGACGACGCCTCGGCAAGGTCAGCGACGGGGCGGGTGCCGATGACGGGGTTGGACTCGGTCACGATGCCCCCTCCTCGAACGACGACTCGTAGTCGAGGAGCCACCGCCGCTGCTCGTCGATCAAGGGGTGCGGCTCGCTGTAGACGTGGTCGAACATCTTGGTCGCGGGGATGCCATCGAGGGCGTTGGTGCGCACGCGCGTGTCGTCGGCGACGGCGGATGCCTCGGCCCCGACCTCCGCGAAGAACGCCTCCGACGCGCCACGGCCCTCGAGGTACGCGCGAAGGCGCGCGATCGGGTCGCGCTTCGCCCACGACTGCTCCTCGTCGGACGCGCGGTACTTCGTCGGGTCGTCGCTCGTGGTGTGGGCGCCCATGCGGTACGTGAGCGCCTCGATCGCGCGCGGGCCGGCGCCCGCGCGTGCCTCGTCGAGCGCGACCTTCGTGACGGCGTAGCTCGCGATGACGTCGTTGCCGTCGACCGCGATGCTCGGCATGCCGTAGCCCTCGCCCCGACGGTGCAGCGGCGAGCGCGACTGCGTCGTCACGGGCACCGAGATCGCCCACTGGTTGTTCTGCAGGAAGAACACCTGCGGCGTCTGGTAGCTCGCCGCGAAGACCATCGCCTCGTGCACGTCGCCCTCGCTCGAGGCGCCATCGCCGTAGTAGACGATGACCGCTTCGTCGCGCTCGGGGTCGCCCGTGCCGGAGCGGCCGTCGAAGACGAGCCCCATGCCGAGACCGGTCGCGTGCAGGGTCTGCGCGCCGAGCACGAGCGTGTAGATGTGCGTGTTGCCGTTGCGGGGGTCGAACGGATCCCACCCGCCGTGGGTGAGACCCCGCATGAGGCGGATGATGTCCATCGGGTCGACGCCGCGGATGCGGCACACGACGTGCTCGCGATACGACGGGAACACGTGGTCCTGCGGGCGGGTCGCGCGGGCGGAGCCGACCTGCGCCGCCTCCTGCCCGTAGCTCGGCGGCCACAGCGCGAGCTGACCCTGGCGCTGGAGGTTCGTCGCCTGGCGATCGAACGCGCGGATCACGACCATGTCGCGATAGAAGCCCTCGAGCTCGTCGTCGGTCAGCGCCTCGACGAGGGGCAGATAGCGTTCCGCGGCGGGAGTCGGGGAGAACGATCCGTCCGCGGCGAGCACGCGGACGGGTTCTTCGGGCTGGGAGCCGTGGTCCGAAGTCACCGTTCTACGCTAGCCCGCGGCCTACGTGCCCTTCTGGGAGGTCTTGAACAACGGATGCCGCGATCCCCAGTACCTTCTCGACAGACTCCTCCTCGCCGACGGAGACCCGGATGCCGTCGCCCGCGAACGGCCGGACGATGAGCCCGGCGCGCTCGAACCGTTCCGCGACGGCGAGCGTCTCCTCGCCGAGGGGGAACCACACGAAGTTGCCCTGTGCGTCGGGGATCGCCCATCCGAGGTCGCGCAGCGCCGCGACGAGCGCGTCACGCCGCCTCGCGATGACCGACACGCGCTCGAGCAGCTCGGCCTCGGCGTCGAGGCTCGCGAGCGCCGCGACCTCTGCCTGGGCCGTGACCGACAGCGGGATGCTCGCGCTGCGCGCGGCGTCGAGGATGCGCGGGTGGCCGATCGCGTAGCCGACCCGGAGCCCGGCGAGACCGTACGCCTTCGAGAAGGTGCGGAGGACGACGACATTCTGATGCCCCGCGTTCCCGAGCACCCGAATGCCGTCGACCGACGTCGGGTCGGTGACGAACTCGGCGTAGGCCTCGTCGAGGATGACGAGCACGTCGGACGGCACCCGTTCGACGAACGCGTCGAACTCGGCCTGCGTCACGATCGGGCCGGTCGGGTTGTTCGGCGTGCAGACGATCACGGCACGAGTGCGGTCGTTCACGGCATCCGCCATCGCCTGCAGATCGTGCCGCGCGCCCTCGGCGAGCGGCACCATGACCGGCGTGGCGCCGGCGAGGACGGCGAGCCACGGATACGCCTCGAACGACCGCCACGCGAAGATGACCTCGTCGCCCGGACCCGACGTCGCGAGCACGAGCTGCGCGAGGATCGACACACTCCCCGCCCCGATGTGCACCTGCTCGGACGGAACGCCGAACCGCGCGGCCAGTCGCTCGCGCAGGCGGGCGGCCGTGGCATCCGGGTAGCGGTTCAAGGCCGATGCCGAGCGCACCGCTTCGAGCACGCCCGGAAGTGGGTCGAACGGGTTCTCGTTGCTCGACAGCTTGAACGCGTCGGATCCGGCCTGCTTGCCCTGCTTGTAGGGAGGCAGCGCCGCGATCTCGGGGCGGACGCGCACGGGGATCTCGGGGACGTCGGTCACGCCACGAGTCTATGGAAGGGTTCGGCGCCCGTCCTCTCGCGCGGGTGTGCGGGGGCGGACGCCGCGCCGCGCAACCCTTCCCGCGCGTCGGACCCGCGTGCCAGACTGACGGGACTATGGGGTTCCTCATCCGAGTCGTCGTCAACGCGTTCGCGATCTGGATCGTGACGCTCATCCCGGCACTGCAGGTGTCCGTCATCGCGTTTCCGCCGGGCGACACGCTGCAGTACATCCTGACCCTGCTCATCGTGGCCGCGCTGTTCGCCATCGTTAACACGATCATCGGCACGGTCATCAAAGTGCTGGCGTTCCCCATCTACATCCTGACGCTCGGCCTGATCGGCCTCGTCATCAATGCGTTCCTGCTGTGGCTGACCGCATGGCTCACGCACTGGTGGACGTGGGGCCTGCGCGTCGAGGACTTCTGGTGGGGCGTCGTCGCCGCCCTGATCATCTCGATCATCAACTGGGTGTTCGGCGTCATCCTGCGCCCGAAGAAGAGCTGATCGATCCTGGCGGCTGCCCCGACGGCAACTCGTCGACGATCCGCCGCGCCCCGAACTCGCTGACCTCGACGTCGGCCGCCCCTCCCAGCCGCGCGAACACCTCCCGCACGCCCGCGAGGCGCGGGTCGTCCGACGCGTCGGTGAGAGCGGCGGTCTCGGCGTATGCCGTCAAACGGTGCGCGGGCAGCAGCGCGTCGTCGTACTCGACGGCCGGGTCGTAGACCCGCTCGACGACGACACTGCCGGATGCGCCCACCGGCGCCATGTGACCACCGCCCGCGAGCGCGGTCACGGGGTCGTCGCGGTGACGGATGCCGACGGAGAGCGTGCCGGGACCGGCGTCCGCCTCGACCGGAGAGCCGTAGGTGACGAGCGTCTGCACGTCGTACTCCGCTTCGACCGCGAGGTGCGAGGAGATCATCGCGCCCTGCGAGAAGCCGAACGCGTGGACGGTGTCGCCCGGACGGGCACCCGCGGCCGCGAGCGCCTCGACGGTAGCGGTGTACGACGCCGACTCGCGCCCGGTGTAGAGCTCAGTGTTCGAGGCGTTGTCCCACGCCTCGTAGCGGCCGAAGGCCTGCGACTGCATGCCCGCGACGTAGACGGCGAACTCGCGGCGTCCGTCGGGCATCGTGTACTTCTCGACCCGCACGCGCGAGCTGCCGTCGCCGTTCGGGATGCGCTGCGCCGCGTTCGCGAGCGACGTCGGCGCAGTGTTCGCGGACGCGCCGGGGCGCACGCGGCTGATCGCGACGGCGGCTGGTCCGCCGGTGAGCCGGTCCCCCTTCTCGATGAGTCCCGCCCGCGACAGCCCCGCCGCAGCCGCGAGAGCGAGGGTCGGCAGTCCCGCGGCAACGCCGCCGATCATCGCGCCGCGCTCGCTCACCTCTTCGCCCACGGTGAAGCCGAAGAGCGTCGACTGCCTGGCCAGCTCGGACGGCCACATGACCGCCCGATCGAGCTCGAGACCGCGCGCCCCCTCCATCGCGTCGGGCCACTCGCTCATGAGCTGGTCGCGCTGCGCGTCGATCCGCGCGAGCGCGGGGGTGTCGCCCACGAGCAGGGCGGCGGCGTGACGGACGTTCAGCTCGACGAGCTCGTACACCGCGGCCGCCGACTCGAGCTTCGCAGCAAGCTCGTCGGCGTGACGCCGAGCGTCGGCCAACCGTGCGAACACCAGCGCTGCGGAGTCAGCAGCCTCGCCGGCGCGCACGCGATGAGCCCACAGGATGTGCTGCACGTACGACAGCCGCCCGCCGAGCTCCTCCAGCTCGGCGTTCGTCGCCGTGATCCGCGCTGCCGCGTGCCGCAGGGTATCGCTGTCGACGGCGACGGCGCCGCCCGAGCGGATCTCGAGCTCGTCCCCCATCAGCAGTCGTCCCACACCGCGAGCGCGACCCGATCGCGAGCGTCGGCCGCGAGGATGCGAGCGGTCTCGGTCGGACAGTAGAGCGACGAGATCTCGCCGGCCCACTCCTCGGCACGCTCGTGGAAGGCGGCCGCCGCGCGCGCGTGCCAATCGGTGAGCGCCACGAGACCGCGCGCTTCGGCGGTCACCTCGAGGATCCGATCCGCAAGCGCGGCGAGGGCGCGCACGACGCCGTCGAGCTCCTCGATGACGGCGAGCTGGTGCGGCGGGGCGTCGCAAGCGAGGGCGAAGGGCATGGGTCCATCGTGCGGACGCCGACGTCCCCGCGACCGCGCGCACGAGCGCCGTGTGCGATGCCGACGACAGGCGTGCGCTGGGGAGGAGCGGAGGCGGGGCATCCGTGTCTCGCACATCGGGCACCGACCCCTTGACCAGGGCGCGAGCCGCGCCATGATGGAACCCATGACCGCGAGCGTCATCGAGCCGTTCCGCGTCGTCTTCGTCTGCACCGGGAACATCTGCCGCTCCCCGATGGCCGACATCGTGTTCCGAGGGTTCGCGGATGCCGCGGGCCTGGGCCACCGGATCGCCTCGAGCAGCGCGGGCACCGGCGACTGGCACGTCGGCGAACGCGCCGACCAGCGCACAGTCGAGGCGCTGTCGAGGCGCGGCTACGACGGCACGCACCATCGCGCGCGACAGTTCACCCACGATGACTTCGTGCGCAACGACCTCATCGTGGCACTCGACCGCTCGCACGAGCGGATCCTGAGGGGGTGGGCACGCGGGCACTCCGACGCCGACAAGATCGCGCTTCTCATGTCGTTCGACAACGCCGCACACACTCTCGACGTCCCCGACCCGTACTACGCGGGCCCGGCGATGTTCGACGAGGTGCTCGGTATGATCGAGAGTGCGAGCCGGGCACTCTTCCGGCAGCTCGAACCCGCGGTCCGCACCGCGATCTGAACAGGTCGGCGGCGATCGCCGAGCATCGAACGTCCCCGGCTCCGGCCCCAGCCGATCAGCCGCGTCCGACGGGAGTCCCGTGACCGATTTCCCCGCCCAGTCCCTCAGCCCGCTCGATGGCCGCTACCGCGCCGCCGTCGCGCCGCTCGCCGAGTACCTCTCCGAGGCGGGCCTCAACCGCGCCCGCGTCGAGGTCGAGGTCGAGTGGCTCATCGCGCTGACCGACAACATGCTGTTCGGCACGACGCCGCTCTCCGAGGAGCTGAAGCTGCGCCTGCGCGCGCTCTACCTCGACTTCGGGCAGGCGGAGATCGACTGGCTCGCCGAGCGCGAGGCCGTCACGCGCCACGACGTGAAGGCGGTCGAGTACCTCGTGCGCGACCGCCTGTCGAAGCTCGGTCTCGACGCGATCGCCGAGCTCACCCACTTCGCGTGCACGAGCGAGGACATCAACTCGACCTCGTACGCGCTCATCGTCAAGCGCGCCGTCACCGACGTGTGGCTGCCGAAGCTGCGGACGGTGATCGGGTCGCTGCATTCGCTCGCGGCGAAGCACCGCGACGCCGCGATGCTGTCGCGCACGCACGGGCAGCCCGCGACGCCCACGACGATGGGCAAGGAGCTCGCGGTGTTCGCGTGGCGCCTCGAGCGCGTCGCGGCGCAGGTCGCGGCATCCGATTACCTCGCGAAGTTCTCGGGCGCGACAGGCACGTGGTCGGCGCACGTCGCGGCCGACCCGAAGGTCGACTGGCCGCTCATCACGCGCGAGTTCATCGAGTCGCTGGGCCTGGGCTTCAACCCGCTCACGACGCAGATCGAGTCGCACGACTGGCAGGTCGAACTGTACGACCGCGTGCGGCACGCGGGCGGCATCCTGCACAACCTCGCGACCGACGTCTGGACGTACATCTCGCTCGGTTACTTCGCGCAGATCCCCGTCGCCGGCGCGACGGGGTCCTCGACGATGCCGCACAAGATCAACCCCATCCGCTTCGAGAACGCCGAGGCGAACCTCGAGATCTCGGGCGGGCTGTTCACGACCCTCGCGTCGACGCTCGTGACGTCCCGCCTGCAACGCGACCTCACCGACTCGACGACGCAGCGCAACATCGGCGTCGCGTTCGGCCACTCGCTGCTCGCGCTCGACAACCTCGAGCGCGGCCTGCGCGAGATCTCGCTCGCCGAGGACGTGCTGCGCGCCGACCTCGACGCGAACTGGGAGGTGCTGGCCGAGGCGATCCAGACGGTGGTCCGCGCCGAGATCGCGGCGGGCCACTCGTCGATCACCGATCCCTACGCGCTTCTCAAGGACCTCACGCGCGGCCGCCGCGTCGGCGCCGAGCAACTGGCCGAGTTCGTCAACGGACTCGACATCACGGATGCCGCGAAGCAGCGTCTCCTCGCGCTGACGCCCGCGACCTACACAGGTCTCGCGGCGTCGCTCGTCGACGAGGCCTGAGGCGCGGACGCCCGCGCGGCGTCAGGACTCGCGGGTGTCGGGGGCTGGGGCATCCGGCTCGTCGCTCGGCCGCTTGTCCGGCTTCTGCGCGGCCTTGCGCTCGTCCTTCTCGACGAGCACCGGGCGGTCGACCGTCTTCTGCACATCGGCGGGGTCGACCGCCAGGAGCATGAGCGCGAGGCCGACGAGCGCCACGATGAACGTGATGCCGGCGACGACGGCGGCGAACACGAGCGCGCGACCCTGCTGATCGGGCGTTCGGCTCTGGAAGAATCCCATCGACACGAGGGTCACGACCCCGGCGAAGACGGCGGCCAGCAGCGCGAGGCCGAGCAGTTGCAGCGGCTTCATGAGGGCGCGTCGAGTCGGCCGGTCGGTCATGCGGAACCTCCGTCGTGGGTGGCGGGCGACTCGGCCGGCGCAGGCTGCGGCTGGGGCTGCGGCTTGCGCGGCGAGAAGCCCGCGATCGCGAGGTACACCGCGACGATCGCGGCGTATCCCCCGAAGATGCCGACGGCGAGGATGATGCCCGTCAGCGTGAATGTCTGGCCGGCTTCGGCCACGGTGTATTCGAGCGAGAACCCGACCGGCACGAGCGGGAGGGCAACGGCGAGCGCGAGGGTCAGCACGCCGACGACGACGGCGTCGCGAGCCTCGGATGCCGGACCCAGCGCCGCCTCGCCGCGCTTCGCCGCACGCAGCGCGCGCCAGCCCGAGATCGTCTCGACGAGCCCGGCGGTGAACGCCCACGCGATGACGAGCACGAAGAAGAGGATCGTCGAACGCAGCGGCGGGAGTCCTCCGGCCATGCCCGCGAGGACCGACACGAGTCCGAGCAGGACGGCCGGCCAGCGACGCCGCACGGGGTACACGAGCCATGCCGATACGAGCATGACGATGCCCGTCGCGAGCGCGAAGCCGCTGAACACGGCGAGGCCGACGTCGGCGGAGTGATCGGGCGAGAACGTGATCATGACCGCGGCGATCCCCGCGAAGATGGCGCGCGCGAGCTGGACGTGCCAGACCTCGAAGGCGCGGGACTGCGGGGATGTGCTCACGGATGTTCCTCGACGTGAAGGGGACCCCTCCAGTCTAGGCCGCGGCGCGAACCCGCCCCTGACCGGGCTGCTTCGCCCGGTGATCGCCGAGTGCACGGCTTCTCGTCGAGTGCACGACTTCGCCGCGTCGACATGTCGTGCACTCGGCGCCAAGTCGTGCACTCGGCGGCGGCGCGGGCGCGGGCGGGATCCAGGCTCCGTGCTCAGCCACCGGGTGCCGG
Proteins encoded:
- a CDS encoding acyl-CoA synthetase translates to MSTSPQSRAFEVWHVQLARAIFAGIAAVMITFSPDHSADVGLAVFSGFALATGIVMLVSAWLVYPVRRRWPAVLLGLVSVLAGMAGGLPPLRSTILFFVLVIAWAFTAGLVETISGWRALRAAKRGEAALGPASEARDAVVVGVLTLALAVALPLVPVGFSLEYTVAEAGQTFTLTGIILAVGIFGGYAAIVAVYLAIAGFSPRKPQPQPQPAPAESPATHDGGSA